In one window of Denticeps clupeoides chromosome 2, fDenClu1.1, whole genome shotgun sequence DNA:
- the sycp2l gene encoding synaptonemal complex protein 2-like isoform X1, translating into MIVYCAFHMLNWLDRALDCLKVQEKAPKSIINFVEVFYDVSVSLCQSTVEGRSTILSIFILRYGAIVTDQDVIFSLRLEAVRTINSMLDKSTKEERRKLCQSSDHCFLMEEFAKVILNIGDYEMQVAISEALCRMTVKKSREEFVDKWFPVKNFALSFMAINDKEFETDCRIFLNRVNSYFGNERGVFTFPCLRAFLDSTELCMPDDKSLEKFWVDFNTGSSCISFFVNDPESSLWESINLSKLDVFSYNLRESNGQKILSVHMTTPVVHGRMKGKMVQIVFESTQNIELALQKVFEAGKEPDSAQCPEEETPEIHSIADPSSAEPPAVLEHVLPCPSREMSRGSKEEEFVIGDHSDTELARAKARVFRQSASSNGSTKSLPARVERLKPAKKKRSRSEDLSESDSSTPFIHSMLRKDKPKMDYTRKKAKVRSKLKVLPVSSPSSNEEAGVKRPKALLSRAERHPAFSTPINPHVKLIRLPNVKSPHGDSGFREHSLFESTTCDVPAEEDVAVDLEDVLLSRKMLLETAEAVTQAFKDSEDSEDELGSTVISAFQKFKIQLKEHFSARYKRIEARSLQSLSNCQEHITSLLKTIHDQRLVHLEKFQATVVQQLEHLEQDCQSLRNIERETVSFWQSESQTVRSFCEQQQKRLESLDTLRRTPKRPTTAELAREDGGLQQTRPSTALFVTSTPTTTT; encoded by the exons ATGATCGTTTATTGCGCTTTCCACATGTTGAACTGGCTGGACAGAGCTCTGGACTGTCTGAAGGTGCAAGAAAAGGCGCCCAAGTCTATAATAAATTTCGTTGAGGTTTTCTACGACGTTTCTGTG AGCCTGTGTCAAAGCACAGTTGAAG GTAGAAGTACAATCTTGAGTATTTTTATCCTGCGATACGGAGCCATAGTGACAGACCAGGATGTGATCTTCAGTCTGCGCCTGGAG gCTGTTCGGACAATCAACTCAATGCTCGACAAATCCACCaaagaagagaggagaaagCTTTGTCAGTCAAGTGACCATTGTTTTCTGAT GGAGGAATTTGCAAAGGTCATACTAAATATTGGTG ATTATGAAATGCAGGTGGCCATATCAGAGGCTCTATGTCGCATGACCGTGAAGAAGTCAAGGGAGGAATTCGTTGATAAATGGTTCCCCGTTAAAAACTTTGCACTGTCCTTCATGGCAATCAATGACAAAGAATTTGAGACG GACTGCAGAATCTTTCTGAATAGAGTCAACAGCTATTTTGGAAATGAGCGAGG AGTTTTCACATTCCCATGCCTTCGAGCTTTCTTGGATTCCACAGAG CTCTGCATGCCTGATGATAAAAGTTTGGAGAAGTTCTGGGTTGATTTCAACACTGGATCCTCATGCATAAGTTTCTTTGTAAATGACCCAGAG AGTTCATTGTGGGAATCCATAAATCTGTCAAAATTGGACGTCTTCTCTTACAATCTTCGAG AAAGCAATGGGCAGAAAATTCTGAGTGTTCACATGACCACCCCTGTAGTCCACGGAAGGATGAAAGGCAAAATGGTGCAAATAGTGTTTGAATCCACTCAGAACATAGAACTCGCCCTGCAGAAAGTCTTTGAAGCTGGAAAAGAACCAGAT TCAGCTCAGTGCCCGGAGGAAGAGACACCAGAAATCCACAGCATTGCCGACCCGTCGTCTGCAG AACCCCCAGCTGTGCTGGAGCATGTGCTTCCTTG TCCCTCCAGGGAAATGTCCAGAGGCTCTAAGGAGGAAGAGTTTGTGATTGGCGACCACTCGGACACTGAG tTGGCAAGAGCCAAAGCGAGGGTTTTCAGACAATCTGCTTCTTCGAATGG GTCCACCAAGTCCCTTCCTGCCAGAGTTGAGCGACTGAAACCAGCAAAAAAG aAAAGGTCAAGGAGTGAGGACCTTTCTGAGAGCGACAGCAGCACACCTTTCATCCACAGCATGCTGCGTAAAGACAAGCCCAAGATGGATTACACTAGAAAGAAGGCGAAAGTTAGGAGCAAACTGAAGG TCCTTCCTGTCTCCTCACCCAGCAGTAATGAGGAGGCCGGTGTCAAG CGTCCAAAAGCTCTTCTCAGCAGAGCTGAACGTCATCCAGCCTTCTCTACCCCTATAAATCCTCATGTGAAACTTATCAGATTACCAAACGTCAAAAGCCCTCATGGAGATTCAG gatTTCGTGAACATTCTCTCTTTGAAAGCACAACGTGTGATGTTCCTGCCGAAGAG GATGTTGCAGTGGATCTGGAAGATGTCCTGCTATCCAGAAAAATGCTGCTTGAAACTGCAG AGGCCGTGACCCAAGCCTTTAAGGACTCAGAGGACTCTGAGGACGAGTTGGGCTCCACTGTGATCTCTGCCTTCCAGAAGTTTAAGATCCAGCTGAAGGAGCACTTCTCA GCGAGGTATAAAAGAATTGAGGCGAGATCTCTGCAGTCGTTATCTAACTGCCAAGAACACATCACCTCACTGCTAAAAACTATACACGATCAGAG GCTGGTGCATCTGGAGAAGTTTCAGGCGACTGTGGTCCAGCAGCTGGAACACCTGGAGCAGGACTGCCAGTCACTTCGGAACATCGAAAGGGAAACTGTG TCTTTTTGGCAGTCCGAGTCGCAGACTGTGAGGTCTTTCTGTGAGCAACAGCAGAAGAG GTTGGAGTCTTTAGACACCCTCAGGCGGACACCGAAAAGACCTACCACAGCAGAATTG GCCAGGGAGGACGGTGGTCTCCAGCAGACACGACCTTCTACAGCTCTATTTGTTACAAGCACACCGACCACAACTACCTAG
- the sycp2l gene encoding synaptonemal complex protein 2-like isoform X5 — MIVYCAFHMLNWLDRALDCLKVQEKAPKSIINFVEVFYDVSVSLCQSTVEGRSTILSIFILRYGAIVTDQDVIFSLRLEAVRTINSMLDKSTKEERRKLCQSSDHCFLMEEFAKVILNIGDYEMQVAISEALCRMTVKKSREEFVDKWFPVKNFALSFMAINDKEFETDCRIFLNRVNSYFGNERGVFTFPCLRAFLDSTELCMPDDKSLEKFWVDFNTGSSCISFFVNDPESSLWESINLSKLDVFSYNLRVSSVPGGRDTRNPQHCRPVVCRTPSCAGACASLLARAKARVFRQSASSNGSTKSLPARVERLKPAKKKRSRSEDLSESDSSTPFIHSMLRKDKPKMDYTRKKAKVRSKLKVLPVSSPSSNEEAGVKRPKALLSRAERHPAFSTPINPHVKLIRLPNVKSPHGDSGFREHSLFESTTCDVPAEEDVAVDLEDVLLSRKMLLETAEAVTQAFKDSEDSEDELGSTVISAFQKFKIQLKEHFSARYKRIEARSLQSLSNCQEHITSLLKTIHDQRLVHLEKFQATVVQQLEHLEQDCQSLRNIERETVSFWQSESQTVRSFCEQQQKRLESLDTLRRTPKRPTTAELAREDGGLQQTRPSTALFVTSTPTTTT, encoded by the exons ATGATCGTTTATTGCGCTTTCCACATGTTGAACTGGCTGGACAGAGCTCTGGACTGTCTGAAGGTGCAAGAAAAGGCGCCCAAGTCTATAATAAATTTCGTTGAGGTTTTCTACGACGTTTCTGTG AGCCTGTGTCAAAGCACAGTTGAAG GTAGAAGTACAATCTTGAGTATTTTTATCCTGCGATACGGAGCCATAGTGACAGACCAGGATGTGATCTTCAGTCTGCGCCTGGAG gCTGTTCGGACAATCAACTCAATGCTCGACAAATCCACCaaagaagagaggagaaagCTTTGTCAGTCAAGTGACCATTGTTTTCTGAT GGAGGAATTTGCAAAGGTCATACTAAATATTGGTG ATTATGAAATGCAGGTGGCCATATCAGAGGCTCTATGTCGCATGACCGTGAAGAAGTCAAGGGAGGAATTCGTTGATAAATGGTTCCCCGTTAAAAACTTTGCACTGTCCTTCATGGCAATCAATGACAAAGAATTTGAGACG GACTGCAGAATCTTTCTGAATAGAGTCAACAGCTATTTTGGAAATGAGCGAGG AGTTTTCACATTCCCATGCCTTCGAGCTTTCTTGGATTCCACAGAG CTCTGCATGCCTGATGATAAAAGTTTGGAGAAGTTCTGGGTTGATTTCAACACTGGATCCTCATGCATAAGTTTCTTTGTAAATGACCCAGAG AGTTCATTGTGGGAATCCATAAATCTGTCAAAATTGGACGTCTTCTCTTACAATCTTCGAG TCAGCTCAGTGCCCGGAGGAAGAGACACCAGAAATCCACAGCATTGCCGACCCGTCGTCTGCAG AACCCCCAGCTGTGCTGGAGCATGTGCTTCCTTG tTGGCAAGAGCCAAAGCGAGGGTTTTCAGACAATCTGCTTCTTCGAATGG GTCCACCAAGTCCCTTCCTGCCAGAGTTGAGCGACTGAAACCAGCAAAAAAG aAAAGGTCAAGGAGTGAGGACCTTTCTGAGAGCGACAGCAGCACACCTTTCATCCACAGCATGCTGCGTAAAGACAAGCCCAAGATGGATTACACTAGAAAGAAGGCGAAAGTTAGGAGCAAACTGAAGG TCCTTCCTGTCTCCTCACCCAGCAGTAATGAGGAGGCCGGTGTCAAG CGTCCAAAAGCTCTTCTCAGCAGAGCTGAACGTCATCCAGCCTTCTCTACCCCTATAAATCCTCATGTGAAACTTATCAGATTACCAAACGTCAAAAGCCCTCATGGAGATTCAG gatTTCGTGAACATTCTCTCTTTGAAAGCACAACGTGTGATGTTCCTGCCGAAGAG GATGTTGCAGTGGATCTGGAAGATGTCCTGCTATCCAGAAAAATGCTGCTTGAAACTGCAG AGGCCGTGACCCAAGCCTTTAAGGACTCAGAGGACTCTGAGGACGAGTTGGGCTCCACTGTGATCTCTGCCTTCCAGAAGTTTAAGATCCAGCTGAAGGAGCACTTCTCA GCGAGGTATAAAAGAATTGAGGCGAGATCTCTGCAGTCGTTATCTAACTGCCAAGAACACATCACCTCACTGCTAAAAACTATACACGATCAGAG GCTGGTGCATCTGGAGAAGTTTCAGGCGACTGTGGTCCAGCAGCTGGAACACCTGGAGCAGGACTGCCAGTCACTTCGGAACATCGAAAGGGAAACTGTG TCTTTTTGGCAGTCCGAGTCGCAGACTGTGAGGTCTTTCTGTGAGCAACAGCAGAAGAG GTTGGAGTCTTTAGACACCCTCAGGCGGACACCGAAAAGACCTACCACAGCAGAATTG GCCAGGGAGGACGGTGGTCTCCAGCAGACACGACCTTCTACAGCTCTATTTGTTACAAGCACACCGACCACAACTACCTAG
- the sycp2l gene encoding synaptonemal complex protein 2-like isoform X4, protein MIVYCAFHMLNWLDRALDCLKVQEKAPKSIINFVEVFYDVSVSLCQSTVEGRSTILSIFILRYGAIVTDQDVIFSLRLEAVRTINSMLDKSTKEERRKLCQSSDHCFLMEEFAKVILNIGDYEMQVAISEALCRMTVKKSREEFVDKWFPVKNFALSFMAINDKEFETDCRIFLNRVNSYFGNERGVFTFPCLRAFLDSTELCMPDDKSLEKFWVDFNTGSSCISFFVNDPESAQCPEEETPEIHSIADPSSAEPPAVLEHVLPCPSREMSRGSKEEEFVIGDHSDTELARAKARVFRQSASSNGSTKSLPARVERLKPAKKKRSRSEDLSESDSSTPFIHSMLRKDKPKMDYTRKKAKVRSKLKVLPVSSPSSNEEAGVKRPKALLSRAERHPAFSTPINPHVKLIRLPNVKSPHGDSGFREHSLFESTTCDVPAEEDVAVDLEDVLLSRKMLLETAEAVTQAFKDSEDSEDELGSTVISAFQKFKIQLKEHFSARYKRIEARSLQSLSNCQEHITSLLKTIHDQRLVHLEKFQATVVQQLEHLEQDCQSLRNIERETVSFWQSESQTVRSFCEQQQKRLESLDTLRRTPKRPTTAELAREDGGLQQTRPSTALFVTSTPTTTT, encoded by the exons ATGATCGTTTATTGCGCTTTCCACATGTTGAACTGGCTGGACAGAGCTCTGGACTGTCTGAAGGTGCAAGAAAAGGCGCCCAAGTCTATAATAAATTTCGTTGAGGTTTTCTACGACGTTTCTGTG AGCCTGTGTCAAAGCACAGTTGAAG GTAGAAGTACAATCTTGAGTATTTTTATCCTGCGATACGGAGCCATAGTGACAGACCAGGATGTGATCTTCAGTCTGCGCCTGGAG gCTGTTCGGACAATCAACTCAATGCTCGACAAATCCACCaaagaagagaggagaaagCTTTGTCAGTCAAGTGACCATTGTTTTCTGAT GGAGGAATTTGCAAAGGTCATACTAAATATTGGTG ATTATGAAATGCAGGTGGCCATATCAGAGGCTCTATGTCGCATGACCGTGAAGAAGTCAAGGGAGGAATTCGTTGATAAATGGTTCCCCGTTAAAAACTTTGCACTGTCCTTCATGGCAATCAATGACAAAGAATTTGAGACG GACTGCAGAATCTTTCTGAATAGAGTCAACAGCTATTTTGGAAATGAGCGAGG AGTTTTCACATTCCCATGCCTTCGAGCTTTCTTGGATTCCACAGAG CTCTGCATGCCTGATGATAAAAGTTTGGAGAAGTTCTGGGTTGATTTCAACACTGGATCCTCATGCATAAGTTTCTTTGTAAATGACCCAGAG TCAGCTCAGTGCCCGGAGGAAGAGACACCAGAAATCCACAGCATTGCCGACCCGTCGTCTGCAG AACCCCCAGCTGTGCTGGAGCATGTGCTTCCTTG TCCCTCCAGGGAAATGTCCAGAGGCTCTAAGGAGGAAGAGTTTGTGATTGGCGACCACTCGGACACTGAG tTGGCAAGAGCCAAAGCGAGGGTTTTCAGACAATCTGCTTCTTCGAATGG GTCCACCAAGTCCCTTCCTGCCAGAGTTGAGCGACTGAAACCAGCAAAAAAG aAAAGGTCAAGGAGTGAGGACCTTTCTGAGAGCGACAGCAGCACACCTTTCATCCACAGCATGCTGCGTAAAGACAAGCCCAAGATGGATTACACTAGAAAGAAGGCGAAAGTTAGGAGCAAACTGAAGG TCCTTCCTGTCTCCTCACCCAGCAGTAATGAGGAGGCCGGTGTCAAG CGTCCAAAAGCTCTTCTCAGCAGAGCTGAACGTCATCCAGCCTTCTCTACCCCTATAAATCCTCATGTGAAACTTATCAGATTACCAAACGTCAAAAGCCCTCATGGAGATTCAG gatTTCGTGAACATTCTCTCTTTGAAAGCACAACGTGTGATGTTCCTGCCGAAGAG GATGTTGCAGTGGATCTGGAAGATGTCCTGCTATCCAGAAAAATGCTGCTTGAAACTGCAG AGGCCGTGACCCAAGCCTTTAAGGACTCAGAGGACTCTGAGGACGAGTTGGGCTCCACTGTGATCTCTGCCTTCCAGAAGTTTAAGATCCAGCTGAAGGAGCACTTCTCA GCGAGGTATAAAAGAATTGAGGCGAGATCTCTGCAGTCGTTATCTAACTGCCAAGAACACATCACCTCACTGCTAAAAACTATACACGATCAGAG GCTGGTGCATCTGGAGAAGTTTCAGGCGACTGTGGTCCAGCAGCTGGAACACCTGGAGCAGGACTGCCAGTCACTTCGGAACATCGAAAGGGAAACTGTG TCTTTTTGGCAGTCCGAGTCGCAGACTGTGAGGTCTTTCTGTGAGCAACAGCAGAAGAG GTTGGAGTCTTTAGACACCCTCAGGCGGACACCGAAAAGACCTACCACAGCAGAATTG GCCAGGGAGGACGGTGGTCTCCAGCAGACACGACCTTCTACAGCTCTATTTGTTACAAGCACACCGACCACAACTACCTAG
- the sycp2l gene encoding synaptonemal complex protein 2-like isoform X2, which yields MIVYCAFHMLNWLDRALDCLKVQEKAPKSIINFVEVFYDVSVSLCQSTVEGRSTILSIFILRYGAIVTDQDVIFSLRLEAVRTINSMLDKSTKEERRKLCQSSDHCFLMEEFAKVILNIGDYEMQVAISEALCRMTVKKSREEFVDKWFPVKNFALSFMAINDKEFETDCRIFLNRVNSYFGNERGVFTFPCLRAFLDSTELCMPDDKSLEKFWVDFNTGSSCISFFVNDPESSLWESINLSKLDVFSYNLRVSSVPGGRDTRNPQHCRPVVCRYVQSLFIHCYSASVEWNRCEYFSSLFSFNRTPSCAGACASLLARAKARVFRQSASSNGYGPIPAALSLLPIMSTKSLPARVERLKPAKKKRSRSEDLSESDSSTPFIHSMLRKDKPKMDYTRKKAKVRSKLKVLPVSSPSSNEEAGVKRPKALLSRAERHPAFSTPINPHVKLIRLPNVKSPHGDSGFREHSLFESTTCDVPAEEDVAVDLEDVLLSRKMLLETAEAVTQAFKDSEDSEDELGSTVISAFQKFKIQLKEHFSARYKRIEARSLQSLSNCQEHITSLLKTIHDQRLVHLEKFQATVVQQLEHLEQDCQSLRNIERETVSFWQSESQTVRSFCEQQQKRLESLDTLRRTPKRPTTAELAREDGGLQQTRPSTALFVTSTPTTTT from the exons ATGATCGTTTATTGCGCTTTCCACATGTTGAACTGGCTGGACAGAGCTCTGGACTGTCTGAAGGTGCAAGAAAAGGCGCCCAAGTCTATAATAAATTTCGTTGAGGTTTTCTACGACGTTTCTGTG AGCCTGTGTCAAAGCACAGTTGAAG GTAGAAGTACAATCTTGAGTATTTTTATCCTGCGATACGGAGCCATAGTGACAGACCAGGATGTGATCTTCAGTCTGCGCCTGGAG gCTGTTCGGACAATCAACTCAATGCTCGACAAATCCACCaaagaagagaggagaaagCTTTGTCAGTCAAGTGACCATTGTTTTCTGAT GGAGGAATTTGCAAAGGTCATACTAAATATTGGTG ATTATGAAATGCAGGTGGCCATATCAGAGGCTCTATGTCGCATGACCGTGAAGAAGTCAAGGGAGGAATTCGTTGATAAATGGTTCCCCGTTAAAAACTTTGCACTGTCCTTCATGGCAATCAATGACAAAGAATTTGAGACG GACTGCAGAATCTTTCTGAATAGAGTCAACAGCTATTTTGGAAATGAGCGAGG AGTTTTCACATTCCCATGCCTTCGAGCTTTCTTGGATTCCACAGAG CTCTGCATGCCTGATGATAAAAGTTTGGAGAAGTTCTGGGTTGATTTCAACACTGGATCCTCATGCATAAGTTTCTTTGTAAATGACCCAGAG AGTTCATTGTGGGAATCCATAAATCTGTCAAAATTGGACGTCTTCTCTTACAATCTTCGAG TCAGCTCAGTGCCCGGAGGAAGAGACACCAGAAATCCACAGCATTGCCGACCCGTCGTCTGCAGATACGTCCAGTCCCTGTTCATTCACTGTTACTCTGCGTCTGTCGAATGGAACCGTTGTGAGtatttttcctctctgttttcCTTCAACAGAACCCCCAGCTGTGCTGGAGCATGTGCTTCCTTG tTGGCAAGAGCCAAAGCGAGGGTTTTCAGACAATCTGCTTCTTCGAATGGGTACGGTCCCATTCCTGCTGCCTTATCGTTACTGCCAATCAT GTCCACCAAGTCCCTTCCTGCCAGAGTTGAGCGACTGAAACCAGCAAAAAAG aAAAGGTCAAGGAGTGAGGACCTTTCTGAGAGCGACAGCAGCACACCTTTCATCCACAGCATGCTGCGTAAAGACAAGCCCAAGATGGATTACACTAGAAAGAAGGCGAAAGTTAGGAGCAAACTGAAGG TCCTTCCTGTCTCCTCACCCAGCAGTAATGAGGAGGCCGGTGTCAAG CGTCCAAAAGCTCTTCTCAGCAGAGCTGAACGTCATCCAGCCTTCTCTACCCCTATAAATCCTCATGTGAAACTTATCAGATTACCAAACGTCAAAAGCCCTCATGGAGATTCAG gatTTCGTGAACATTCTCTCTTTGAAAGCACAACGTGTGATGTTCCTGCCGAAGAG GATGTTGCAGTGGATCTGGAAGATGTCCTGCTATCCAGAAAAATGCTGCTTGAAACTGCAG AGGCCGTGACCCAAGCCTTTAAGGACTCAGAGGACTCTGAGGACGAGTTGGGCTCCACTGTGATCTCTGCCTTCCAGAAGTTTAAGATCCAGCTGAAGGAGCACTTCTCA GCGAGGTATAAAAGAATTGAGGCGAGATCTCTGCAGTCGTTATCTAACTGCCAAGAACACATCACCTCACTGCTAAAAACTATACACGATCAGAG GCTGGTGCATCTGGAGAAGTTTCAGGCGACTGTGGTCCAGCAGCTGGAACACCTGGAGCAGGACTGCCAGTCACTTCGGAACATCGAAAGGGAAACTGTG TCTTTTTGGCAGTCCGAGTCGCAGACTGTGAGGTCTTTCTGTGAGCAACAGCAGAAGAG GTTGGAGTCTTTAGACACCCTCAGGCGGACACCGAAAAGACCTACCACAGCAGAATTG GCCAGGGAGGACGGTGGTCTCCAGCAGACACGACCTTCTACAGCTCTATTTGTTACAAGCACACCGACCACAACTACCTAG
- the sycp2l gene encoding synaptonemal complex protein 2-like isoform X3, protein MIVYCAFHMLNWLDRALDCLKVQEKAPKSIINFVEVFYDVSVSLCQSTVEGRSTILSIFILRYGAIVTDQDVIFSLRLEAVRTINSMLDKSTKEERRKLCQSSDHCFLMEEFAKVILNIGDYEMQVAISEALCRMTVKKSREEFVDKWFPVKNFALSFMAINDKEFETDCRIFLNRVNSYFGNERGVFTFPCLRAFLDSTELCMPDDKSLEKFWVDFNTGSSCISFFVNDPESSLWESINLSKLDVFSYNLRVSSVPGGRDTRNPQHCRPVVCRTPSCAGACASLLARAKARVFRQSASSNGYGPIPAALSLLPIMSTKSLPARVERLKPAKKKRSRSEDLSESDSSTPFIHSMLRKDKPKMDYTRKKAKVRSKLKVLPVSSPSSNEEAGVKRPKALLSRAERHPAFSTPINPHVKLIRLPNVKSPHGDSGFREHSLFESTTCDVPAEEDVAVDLEDVLLSRKMLLETAEAVTQAFKDSEDSEDELGSTVISAFQKFKIQLKEHFSARYKRIEARSLQSLSNCQEHITSLLKTIHDQRLVHLEKFQATVVQQLEHLEQDCQSLRNIERETVSFWQSESQTVRSFCEQQQKRLESLDTLRRTPKRPTTAELAREDGGLQQTRPSTALFVTSTPTTTT, encoded by the exons ATGATCGTTTATTGCGCTTTCCACATGTTGAACTGGCTGGACAGAGCTCTGGACTGTCTGAAGGTGCAAGAAAAGGCGCCCAAGTCTATAATAAATTTCGTTGAGGTTTTCTACGACGTTTCTGTG AGCCTGTGTCAAAGCACAGTTGAAG GTAGAAGTACAATCTTGAGTATTTTTATCCTGCGATACGGAGCCATAGTGACAGACCAGGATGTGATCTTCAGTCTGCGCCTGGAG gCTGTTCGGACAATCAACTCAATGCTCGACAAATCCACCaaagaagagaggagaaagCTTTGTCAGTCAAGTGACCATTGTTTTCTGAT GGAGGAATTTGCAAAGGTCATACTAAATATTGGTG ATTATGAAATGCAGGTGGCCATATCAGAGGCTCTATGTCGCATGACCGTGAAGAAGTCAAGGGAGGAATTCGTTGATAAATGGTTCCCCGTTAAAAACTTTGCACTGTCCTTCATGGCAATCAATGACAAAGAATTTGAGACG GACTGCAGAATCTTTCTGAATAGAGTCAACAGCTATTTTGGAAATGAGCGAGG AGTTTTCACATTCCCATGCCTTCGAGCTTTCTTGGATTCCACAGAG CTCTGCATGCCTGATGATAAAAGTTTGGAGAAGTTCTGGGTTGATTTCAACACTGGATCCTCATGCATAAGTTTCTTTGTAAATGACCCAGAG AGTTCATTGTGGGAATCCATAAATCTGTCAAAATTGGACGTCTTCTCTTACAATCTTCGAG TCAGCTCAGTGCCCGGAGGAAGAGACACCAGAAATCCACAGCATTGCCGACCCGTCGTCTGCAG AACCCCCAGCTGTGCTGGAGCATGTGCTTCCTTG tTGGCAAGAGCCAAAGCGAGGGTTTTCAGACAATCTGCTTCTTCGAATGGGTACGGTCCCATTCCTGCTGCCTTATCGTTACTGCCAATCAT GTCCACCAAGTCCCTTCCTGCCAGAGTTGAGCGACTGAAACCAGCAAAAAAG aAAAGGTCAAGGAGTGAGGACCTTTCTGAGAGCGACAGCAGCACACCTTTCATCCACAGCATGCTGCGTAAAGACAAGCCCAAGATGGATTACACTAGAAAGAAGGCGAAAGTTAGGAGCAAACTGAAGG TCCTTCCTGTCTCCTCACCCAGCAGTAATGAGGAGGCCGGTGTCAAG CGTCCAAAAGCTCTTCTCAGCAGAGCTGAACGTCATCCAGCCTTCTCTACCCCTATAAATCCTCATGTGAAACTTATCAGATTACCAAACGTCAAAAGCCCTCATGGAGATTCAG gatTTCGTGAACATTCTCTCTTTGAAAGCACAACGTGTGATGTTCCTGCCGAAGAG GATGTTGCAGTGGATCTGGAAGATGTCCTGCTATCCAGAAAAATGCTGCTTGAAACTGCAG AGGCCGTGACCCAAGCCTTTAAGGACTCAGAGGACTCTGAGGACGAGTTGGGCTCCACTGTGATCTCTGCCTTCCAGAAGTTTAAGATCCAGCTGAAGGAGCACTTCTCA GCGAGGTATAAAAGAATTGAGGCGAGATCTCTGCAGTCGTTATCTAACTGCCAAGAACACATCACCTCACTGCTAAAAACTATACACGATCAGAG GCTGGTGCATCTGGAGAAGTTTCAGGCGACTGTGGTCCAGCAGCTGGAACACCTGGAGCAGGACTGCCAGTCACTTCGGAACATCGAAAGGGAAACTGTG TCTTTTTGGCAGTCCGAGTCGCAGACTGTGAGGTCTTTCTGTGAGCAACAGCAGAAGAG GTTGGAGTCTTTAGACACCCTCAGGCGGACACCGAAAAGACCTACCACAGCAGAATTG GCCAGGGAGGACGGTGGTCTCCAGCAGACACGACCTTCTACAGCTCTATTTGTTACAAGCACACCGACCACAACTACCTAG